A genomic region of Pseudomonas migulae contains the following coding sequences:
- a CDS encoding DUF971 domain-containing protein, with the protein MNPLAIGNSRSQQQLRLNWPDGREQLLDHAELRRQCPCSQCRAFRLQGLTVKVDSRIRVVELNSQGYGLQLIFSDGHDRGIYPWPYLAQLTSESTQ; encoded by the coding sequence ATGAACCCGCTGGCGATCGGCAATTCCCGAAGCCAGCAGCAACTGCGGCTGAACTGGCCGGATGGGCGTGAGCAGTTGCTCGATCATGCCGAGTTGCGCCGCCAGTGCCCGTGCTCGCAATGCCGGGCGTTTCGGTTGCAAGGGCTGACAGTGAAAGTTGATTCACGCATTCGCGTGGTCGAACTCAATTCGCAAGGCTACGGCCTGCAACTCATCTTCAGCGACGGCCACGACCGCGGAATCTACCCATGGCCCTACCTGGCACAACTCACTTCAGAATCCACCCAATAA
- a CDS encoding HEAT repeat domain-containing protein has translation MTSLFDVTDNDDILALQPRLTDGDPGVRRIALIELADLEEPDGLLWLVNRLAEDPTEEVRAEAARLLEAWEDEPVVEALCQALTDPEPAVQSAAAQSLSLLKSEAAGRVILPWTGHADVSVRIAAFRALRELRFPEAAAAAVRALNDADAGVRREAVGVLGWLKQLDALPALARLASDDADTEVRRAATGALGLASDAQVLPSLRQALRDQAWQVREEAATTLGKVGHTDAGPALVEALSDDYWQVRLRATRSLGRLRYAPALEALIETLGHRISNLRKEAALALGELNDKGAIAPLQAAQDDGDPEVRKAVRIALSQLQ, from the coding sequence ATGACCTCTCTATTCGATGTAACCGATAACGACGACATCCTCGCCCTGCAACCGCGCCTGACGGATGGGGACCCCGGCGTGCGCCGGATTGCCCTGATCGAACTGGCCGACCTTGAAGAACCGGACGGCTTGCTGTGGCTGGTCAATCGACTGGCTGAAGACCCGACCGAAGAAGTCCGCGCCGAAGCCGCGCGGTTGCTGGAAGCCTGGGAGGATGAGCCGGTGGTCGAGGCGCTGTGCCAGGCCCTAACCGATCCCGAGCCGGCCGTGCAATCCGCCGCCGCGCAGAGCTTGAGCCTGCTCAAGAGCGAGGCGGCCGGGCGGGTGATTCTGCCGTGGACCGGGCACGCCGACGTCAGTGTGCGCATCGCCGCGTTCAGGGCCTTGCGCGAGTTGCGCTTTCCCGAGGCCGCCGCTGCTGCAGTGAGAGCGTTGAACGATGCAGACGCCGGTGTGCGCCGCGAGGCGGTGGGTGTGCTCGGCTGGCTCAAGCAGCTCGATGCGTTGCCGGCGTTGGCGCGACTGGCCAGTGACGATGCGGACACCGAAGTCCGGCGCGCCGCCACCGGGGCGTTGGGCCTGGCGTCTGACGCGCAAGTCCTGCCATCCCTGCGCCAAGCCTTGCGCGACCAGGCCTGGCAAGTGCGCGAAGAAGCCGCCACCACGCTGGGCAAAGTCGGGCACACCGACGCCGGCCCCGCCTTGGTCGAAGCCCTGAGCGACGATTACTGGCAAGTACGCCTGCGCGCCACCCGCAGCCTCGGCCGCTTGCGCTACGCTCCGGCGCTGGAAGCGCTGATCGAAACCCTTGGCCATCGCATCAGCAATCTGCGCAAGGAAGCCGCGCTGGCCCTTGGCGAGCTGAATGATAAAGGTGCGATCGCACCCTTGCAGGCCGCTCAGGATGACGGCGATCCGGAAGTGCGCAAAGCCGTGCGCATCGCGCTGAGCCAGTTGCAATGA
- a CDS encoding ABC transporter ATP-binding protein — protein MSVFQHPEGRIDIRGLSISLGEGSAAFEAVQGLDCQIEPGQFVCILGPSGCGKSTLLGALAGHLLPRTGTLNVDGAPVSGPSPQRGMVFQQHTLFPWRTVRDNVAFGLKMRGIGKAERHKAADEILGLVGLEGFADRWPDQLSGGMQQRVEIARVLINRPRLLLMDEPFGALDALTRLNMQELLLDIWTRIRTTVVFVTHDIDEALFLADRLLVMSSRPGRIIEDLHLDFPRPRTTELVTSHEFSRLKRHCLELLRHEDGRQLPRLNPLGLPPENKLPRFAL, from the coding sequence ATGAGCGTTTTTCAACACCCTGAAGGACGAATCGATATTCGCGGACTGTCGATCAGCCTGGGGGAGGGCAGCGCCGCTTTCGAGGCGGTGCAAGGCCTTGATTGCCAGATCGAACCAGGCCAGTTCGTGTGCATCCTCGGGCCGTCCGGTTGCGGAAAATCCACCTTGCTCGGCGCACTGGCCGGCCACCTGCTGCCGCGAACCGGCACCCTGAACGTCGACGGTGCGCCGGTCTCGGGCCCATCGCCTCAGCGCGGCATGGTGTTCCAGCAACACACGCTGTTCCCTTGGCGCACGGTGCGCGACAACGTGGCGTTCGGCCTGAAAATGCGCGGCATCGGCAAAGCGGAACGCCATAAGGCAGCCGACGAAATCCTCGGGCTGGTCGGCCTCGAAGGGTTTGCCGATCGCTGGCCGGATCAGCTCTCCGGCGGCATGCAGCAGCGGGTGGAAATCGCCCGGGTGCTGATCAATCGGCCACGCTTGTTGCTGATGGACGAGCCGTTCGGCGCCCTCGATGCGTTGACTCGCTTGAACATGCAGGAACTGCTGCTGGACATCTGGACGCGCATCCGCACCACCGTGGTGTTCGTCACCCATGACATCGACGAAGCGCTGTTCCTCGCCGACCGGCTGCTGGTGATGAGTTCGCGCCCGGGCCGGATCATCGAAGACCTGCACCTCGACTTCCCGCGACCACGCACTACCGAACTGGTCACCAGCCATGAGTTCTCGCGCTTGAAGCGCCATTGCCTCGAATTACTGCGTCACGAAGATGGTCGGCAGCTACCGCGCCTGAACCCTCTCGGACTGCCTCCTGAAAACAAACTGCCGCGATTTGCCCTATGA
- a CDS encoding ABC transporter permease, producing MYGSFLRWLPRALSLLLCLLFWQLAASGHWNLGLVTFANVPTPFAVIEAALGLGDSGKLAQHLSSSLSRVFAGYLAALIIGIALGLAIGRSKWAEDLLLPPLEVLRPIPAVAWIPLAILMFPSSELSMVFITFTGALFPILLNTVHGVEGVDPRLIASAKSLGAGRRAILLEVILPGAAPSIITGLAIGMGTSWFCLVTAEMISGQYGIGYYTWESYTIQNYADIVVGMLLIGVLGMGSSLLIKRLGGLFTPWHRPRGKA from the coding sequence GTGTACGGATCCTTTTTACGCTGGCTTCCCCGAGCGCTTTCTCTGCTGCTCTGCCTCCTGTTCTGGCAACTCGCCGCAAGTGGTCACTGGAACCTCGGCCTGGTCACGTTTGCCAACGTGCCAACACCGTTCGCGGTGATTGAAGCGGCCTTGGGCCTCGGCGACTCCGGTAAGCTCGCCCAGCACCTGAGCAGCAGCCTCAGCCGGGTCTTCGCCGGCTATCTCGCCGCGCTGATCATCGGTATCGCCCTGGGCCTCGCCATCGGCCGTTCGAAATGGGCCGAAGATCTTTTGTTGCCGCCACTGGAAGTCCTGCGTCCGATACCCGCGGTGGCCTGGATTCCGCTGGCCATCCTGATGTTCCCGTCGTCGGAGCTGTCGATGGTCTTCATCACGTTCACCGGCGCGTTGTTCCCGATCCTGCTCAACACCGTGCACGGCGTCGAAGGCGTCGATCCGCGCCTGATCGCCTCGGCGAAAAGCCTCGGCGCCGGACGGCGGGCGATCCTGCTGGAGGTGATTCTGCCGGGCGCTGCGCCGAGCATCATCACGGGCCTGGCCATCGGCATGGGCACCTCGTGGTTCTGCCTGGTGACCGCGGAAATGATCTCCGGCCAGTACGGCATCGGCTATTACACCTGGGAGTCCTACACCATCCAGAACTACGCCGACATCGTGGTCGGCATGTTGCTGATCGGCGTGCTTGGCATGGGCAGCAGCTTGCTGATCAAGCGACTGGGCGGACTGTTCACCCCTTGGCATCGACCACGAGGAAAGGCCTGA
- a CDS encoding ABC transporter substrate-binding protein has protein sequence MLLRAALAGLVLASFTLSACAETIRIAIGTQDTTINCAAGGLLIRELGLLDKYLPHDGQYKDAKYEVEWKNFTSGAPLTNEMVAGKLDFGAMADFPGSFNGVAFETAGKHSLFISVLSGSIKGSGNGIVVPSASNVQSLAELKGKTISVPFASTAHGMLLRAVAAQGWDPLKDVNIIAQPPEVAGSALQAGKIDAHADFVPFAELFPSRGFARKIYDGSQANAPTFHGALVDQSYAKKYPEIVVAYLRASLEANQLLAAEPEKYSELIAKVTGVDAEVNYLFHGPLGVQTRDLSWKPEYRQAVGTAIDTLKLLKKADRGLDLNTFIDDQYIRAAFKASNLDYTAQLANYGQTPLKAVDASSGKAITDFSHVAEIWVRGEPKVRQYASAESAFTALAGLKAEGKNIRAVYAQASDSGIKLLADQAWFASDAKGRLSAFLLKGQAQQFATAQGGKVLDFTDATTQAVASR, from the coding sequence ATGTTATTGCGTGCAGCATTGGCCGGTCTGGTACTGGCTTCATTCACCTTGTCGGCTTGCGCCGAAACCATCCGCATTGCCATCGGCACCCAGGACACCACGATCAACTGCGCCGCCGGCGGCCTGTTGATTCGCGAGTTGGGGCTGCTGGACAAATACCTGCCCCACGACGGCCAATACAAAGACGCCAAATATGAAGTGGAGTGGAAGAACTTCACCAGCGGCGCGCCCCTGACCAACGAGATGGTCGCGGGCAAGCTCGACTTTGGCGCGATGGCTGATTTCCCCGGTTCGTTCAACGGCGTCGCGTTCGAAACCGCGGGCAAACACAGCCTGTTTATCAGCGTGCTCTCGGGCAGCATCAAGGGCAGCGGCAACGGCATCGTGGTGCCGAGCGCATCTAACGTGCAGTCACTGGCCGAGCTGAAGGGCAAGACCATTTCCGTGCCGTTCGCATCCACCGCCCATGGCATGTTGCTGCGCGCCGTGGCCGCGCAAGGTTGGGACCCGTTGAAAGACGTGAACATCATCGCCCAGCCGCCGGAAGTCGCCGGTTCGGCGTTGCAGGCCGGGAAGATCGATGCCCACGCCGACTTCGTGCCGTTCGCCGAACTGTTCCCGAGCCGTGGTTTCGCTCGCAAGATTTATGACGGTTCCCAGGCGAATGCGCCGACGTTCCATGGTGCATTGGTCGATCAGAGCTACGCGAAAAAGTACCCGGAAATTGTCGTCGCTTACCTGCGCGCCAGCCTTGAAGCGAACCAGTTGCTGGCCGCTGAGCCGGAGAAATACAGCGAGCTGATCGCCAAGGTTACCGGCGTCGATGCCGAGGTCAATTACCTGTTCCACGGCCCGCTCGGCGTGCAGACCCGCGACCTGAGCTGGAAACCGGAATACCGGCAGGCGGTCGGCACTGCCATCGACACCCTCAAATTGCTGAAGAAGGCGGATCGCGGACTCGACCTCAATACGTTCATCGACGACCAGTACATCCGCGCTGCGTTCAAGGCGTCGAACCTGGACTACACCGCGCAACTGGCCAACTACGGACAGACGCCTCTGAAAGCGGTGGATGCGTCGAGCGGTAAAGCCATCACCGACTTCAGTCATGTGGCGGAAATCTGGGTGCGTGGCGAACCGAAGGTCCGACAGTACGCCTCGGCGGAATCTGCTTTCACAGCGTTGGCCGGTTTGAAGGCTGAAGGCAAAAACATCCGCGCGGTGTATGCCCAGGCGAGTGACAGCGGGATCAAGCTGCTGGCGGACCAGGCGTGGTTTGCCAGCGATGCGAAAGGGCGCCTCAGCGCCTTTCTGCTGAAGGGCCAGGCCCAACAATTCGCCACGGCCCAGGGCGGCAAAGTCCTCGACTTCACCGACGCCACCACCCAGGCGGTTGCCAGTCGCTAA